In the genome of Flaviflexus ciconiae, one region contains:
- a CDS encoding CPBP family intramembrane glutamic endopeptidase, translated as MTVLTKTEPDTELSVAEPNGLDAPPSYSHRKEIITVVSVIGLLAGLNFLAHFTPLSLWFFTIPVGVGVILLLGRAMGHTMADIGISRSTLKKGLKYGSIAAGIVLLGVLIGVLLPITRDFFLNDSYSSARTALLAAFVLIPIQTVLPEELAFRGILHSSLQKLGGIRAVLFAGSILFGLWHVASSLNLTAGNEGLTAMLGTGTLAQWVGIGLAVIATSFAGAAFTWLRHRSESVLAPIGLHWALNAFGALAAAAVFQM; from the coding sequence ATGACAGTACTCACGAAGACCGAGCCGGATACCGAGCTGTCCGTTGCCGAGCCCAATGGCCTTGACGCACCCCCGTCATACAGTCATCGGAAAGAGATCATCACGGTCGTTTCCGTTATCGGGCTTCTCGCAGGTCTGAATTTTCTTGCGCACTTCACGCCGCTCTCCCTTTGGTTCTTTACGATCCCCGTCGGTGTCGGCGTCATTCTTTTGCTCGGCAGAGCCATGGGCCACACGATGGCCGATATTGGTATTTCCCGAAGCACCCTGAAGAAGGGGCTGAAGTATGGTTCTATCGCCGCCGGTATTGTCCTCCTCGGGGTTCTTATCGGAGTTCTCTTGCCAATAACGCGGGACTTCTTCCTCAACGACTCCTATTCTTCGGCACGAACTGCGCTACTTGCGGCCTTCGTCCTCATCCCCATCCAAACTGTCCTCCCGGAAGAACTGGCTTTCCGCGGGATCCTGCATAGCTCCCTCCAGAAGCTTGGCGGGATCCGGGCCGTTCTCTTTGCCGGTTCGATCCTCTTTGGCCTGTGGCATGTTGCCTCGTCCCTCAACCTGACCGCCGGCAACGAAGGCCTCACTGCAATGCTTGGCACAGGAACCTTGGCCCAGTGGGTTGGTATAGGCCTCGCCGTTATTGCCACGTCCTTCGCCGGTGCCGCCTTTACCTGGCTGAGGCACAGGTCGGAGTCGGTCCTCGCCCCCATTGGACTTCACTGGGCACTCAACGCCTTCGGTGCACTCGCCGCAGCAGCGGTCTTCCAGATGTAG
- a CDS encoding App1 family protein, translating to MAIADIARKLEDSFNRRGTVKRVEKGWRPSIIGFTGYGSVTSLHVLGRVVMADPNSKSLFKPLRLPPSAHTVLGTVQEAFEQAQKLSDTAQRGWRQFFTTQVGFLPVTIRAGNKVISTKTDRSGYIDVLVLDHGLEPGWHEVTIEAAAAEPIIAKVLIVRPEARRGMVSDIDDTVMITWLPRMVLAAWNSWVRHTNTRKPVPGMAKFYRELLDDAPDAPVFYLSTGAWNTLPTLDIFLTLNGFPTGPLLLTDWGPTPTSVFRSGQEHKKTQLRNLIITFPDIEWYLIGDDGQHDPLIFDELAREHPRHIAGIAIRQLNPVEQVLSHGMTEAIEDRRSVDDEARHGVPIIYGADGYELLSSLNDQNNRPQTPKN from the coding sequence ATGGCCATCGCTGACATCGCACGGAAGCTTGAGGACTCCTTCAACCGCAGGGGAACCGTTAAGCGTGTCGAAAAGGGATGGCGGCCCTCCATCATCGGCTTCACCGGATACGGGTCTGTCACGTCCCTGCACGTTCTTGGCCGGGTTGTTATGGCGGACCCGAACAGTAAGTCACTATTCAAACCACTCCGACTACCACCCTCGGCTCACACGGTCCTTGGCACCGTCCAGGAGGCCTTCGAGCAGGCGCAGAAACTGTCCGACACTGCCCAGCGGGGGTGGCGCCAGTTCTTCACAACCCAGGTGGGTTTCCTTCCGGTCACGATCCGTGCGGGCAACAAGGTCATATCAACAAAGACCGACCGCTCTGGATATATTGACGTCCTTGTTCTCGACCACGGGCTGGAGCCCGGCTGGCACGAAGTAACAATCGAGGCTGCGGCAGCGGAGCCGATCATCGCGAAGGTCTTGATTGTTCGTCCCGAAGCCCGCCGCGGCATGGTGTCCGATATTGACGACACGGTCATGATCACCTGGCTTCCCCGCATGGTCCTCGCGGCCTGGAACTCGTGGGTGCGGCACACAAACACCCGGAAACCGGTGCCCGGGATGGCGAAGTTTTATCGGGAGCTCCTCGACGACGCCCCCGATGCTCCCGTCTTCTACCTGTCGACGGGTGCCTGGAATACCCTGCCGACTCTCGACATTTTCCTTACCCTCAACGGGTTCCCCACGGGGCCTCTCCTGCTGACCGATTGGGGCCCCACTCCCACCTCGGTCTTCCGTTCCGGGCAGGAACACAAGAAGACCCAGCTGAGGAACCTCATCATCACGTTCCCTGACATCGAGTGGTACTTGATTGGTGACGACGGTCAGCATGACCCGCTGATCTTTGACGAGCTGGCACGCGAACACCCCCGCCACATTGCCGGTATTGCAATCCGCCAGCTCAACCCGGTCGAGCAGGTCCTTTCGCACGGCATGACAGAAGCGATCGAGGATCGTCGTTCGGTTGATGACGAAGCACGCCACGGCGTCCCGATCATCTACGGTGCGGATGGCTACGAGCTACTCTCCTCCCTCAACGACCAAAACAACAGGCCGCAGACCCCCAAAAACTAA